The proteins below come from a single Aegilops tauschii subsp. strangulata cultivar AL8/78 chromosome 6, Aet v6.0, whole genome shotgun sequence genomic window:
- the LOC109760568 gene encoding pentatricopeptide repeat-containing protein At4g04790, mitochondrial, producing MWKRLLETTKKVSAAAPELATRKRPSTSRSPAVSPATAVSRASLLRLKQAAASKKTTLPSSLPHALANDGEEEDNSRDFTKEILSILNGPDDAEESGATEALPEESEDDVDAIGNKILDMEWFAGSQPSSAMMHLRKEVVREKKKRYIFKNTESHRFTRLMRMCADKLGTESALEFFGRLGRDTGPKEFNALIRVCLEKARACGDVDSAVEHIFRAYRLFEMMKDRGFQIEEDSYGPFLLYLVDVELLEEFEMFSAFFRDANPRSCSRIPYYEMLLLIRAQDEESIRELCRSVEDCSEEADYCIAESYMLAFAESNRKMDFVTFLELLDPTKVLGSKYISSIFKYMGRLKLENHAEKLLQKMTSKEYSDVKVSSLIFDYAANIPSIEAEDVISAFNKWQEKFKVAPSVGAYDRIISFCCSSSKISLALDVAECLCKSNPSVPIELLNPIINACEQGYELHMARPLYNLMSLYKLKLKPETFRSMISLCVKMKDFEGAYTILTDAEESGETSTVSLYNVIMAGYFREKNHNGAQMVMSQMQIAGVKPDSETFSYLISNCDCEEKISKYLDELRRDGLQMTKHAYMALINAYSRLGNFDMAKQVALDKEIPPKCLSEVTSALVGALASNGKVSDGLELFDEIKQSGGYLEPKAAIALIEHTQTEDQLDRLYQLLEEVNEPGMWFDGCGRVLQYCVQHNHLDAAVDLLKQLKETNEMSTYMIVDQVFCQIWEMEPVNLDVGMELLRAVKELGLNVSRTSLDFLLSACVKAKDSQRAQQIWEEYESSGLPHNVLTSLRMYQALVSSAQRSTSKKSAEWSAAKKFYKTIPKEDPHVCCILDSCKITYNRKRGKRKAATKPSPGKQEV from the exons ATGTGGAAGCGCCTCCTGGAGacgaccaagaaggtgtccgccgccgcgcccgagctCGCAACCCGGAAGCGCCCCTCCACCAGCCGCAGCCCCGCGGTCTCCCCGGCCACCGCGGTCTCCCGCGCCTCCCTCCTCCGCCTCAAGCAGGCCGCCGCCTCCAAGAAGACCACCTTGCCCTCCTCCCTCCCCCACGCGCTCGCCAACG ACGGGGAGGAGGAGGACAACTCCCGTGACTTCACCAAGGAGATCCTATCCATATTGAACG GTCCTGATGATGCGGAAGAGTCCGGTGCCACGGAGGCGCTGCCGGAGGAGTCCGAAGACGACGTGGACGCCATTGGCAACAAGATACTGGATATGGAGTGGTTTGCAGGGTCGCAGCCGAGTAGCGCAATGATGCACTTGCGGAAGGAGGTGGTGAGGGAGAAGAAGAAGCGCTACATCTTCAAGAACACGGAGAGCCACCGCTTCACGAGGCTGATGCGGATGTGCGCCGACAAGCTTGGCACCGAGTCTGCGCTCGAGTTCTTCGGGAGGCTGGGGAGGGATACCGGTCCCAAGGAGTTCAATGCATTGATTAGGGTTTGCTTGGAAAAGGCAAGGGCCTGCGGGGACGTTGACTCAGCAGTGGAACATATTTTTCGGGCATATCGGCTTTTTGAGATGATGAAAGATAGGGGGTTTCAGATCGAGGAAGACAGTTACGGGCCATTTCTCTTGTACCTGGTGGATGTGGAGTTGTTGGAGGAATTTGAGATGTTCAGTGCATTTTTTAGGGATGCGAATCCACGGTCCTGCTCCAGGATACCTTATTATGAGATGTTGCTCTTGATTCGAGCTCAAGATGAAGAAAGCATTCGAGAACTTTGTCGCTCTGTCGAAGACTGCAGtgaggaagctgattattgcatAGCAG AAAGCTATATGCTGGCCTTTGCTGAAAGCAACAGAAAGATGGATTTTGTCACGTTCTTGGAATTACTTGACCCAACAAAAGTTTTAGGGTCGAAGTACATATCCAGTATATTCAAGTATATGGGTAGGCTCAAACTGGAGAACCATGCTGAGAAACTTCTTCAGAAGATGACATCAAAAG AATACTCCGATGTAAAAGTTTCATCCTTAATTTTTGACTATGCTGCAAATATACCGAGTATAGAG GCTGAAGATGTTATATCAGCGTTTAATAAATGGCAAGAGAAGTTTAAGGTAGCACCGTCTGTTGGTGCATATGACAGGATCATCTCTTTTTGCTGCAGTTCATCGAAG ATCAGCTTAGCTCTTGATGTGGCTGAGTGCCTTTGTAAATCCAATCCCAGTGTGCCGATTGAATTGCTCAATCCAATAATAAATGCCTGTGAGCAAGGCTATGAGCTTCACATG GCTCGTCCGTTATATAATTTGATGAGTCTCTACAAGTTGAAATTGAAACCCGAAACTTTCAGGAGCATGATAAGTCTATGTGTAAAAATGAAAGAT TTTGAAGGTGCTTACACTATACTCACAGATGCAGAAGAATCTGGGGAGACGTCCACCGTAAGCCTGTATAATGTTATTATGGCTGGATATTTTAGAGAG AAAAATCACAATGGAGCACAAATGGTCATGTCGCAAATGCAGATTGCTGGAGTAAAACCAGACTCTGAAACATTCAGTTATTTGATCTCAAACTGTGATTGTGAGGAGAAAATATCAAAG TACCTGGATGAACTAAGGCGAGATGGACTTCAAATGACCAAGCATGCGTATATGGCACTAATTAACGCATATTCAAGACTTGGGAATTTTGACATGGCCAAACAG GTTGCCCTGGATAAGGAAATACCACCTAAGTGCCTCAGTGAAGTAACAAGCGCGCTTGTAGGAGCGCTTGCATCGAATGGGAAGGTATCAGATGGACTTGAATTGTTTGACGAAATCAAGCAATCCGGAGGCTACCTTGAACCAAAGGCTGCAATAGCCCTGATT GAGCATACTCAAACAGAAGACCAGCTAGATAGACTGTATCAACTTCTGGAGGAGGTGAACGAGCCAGGCATGTGGTTTGATGGGTGCGGCAGAGTGCTTCAATACTGTGTTCAGCACAATCACCTCGA TGCCGCTGTTGATTTACTTAAGCAACTGAAGGAGACAAATGAAATGAGTACATACATGATTGTTGATCAG GTGTTCTGCCAAATATGGGAAATGGAGCCTGTAAATTTGGATGTTGGAATGGAGCTTCTCCGTGCTGTCAAAGAGCTCGGGCTAAATGTTTCTCGGACAAGCCTTGATTTTCTTCTCAGCGCATGTGTAAAGGCAAAGGATTCACAACGTGCCCAGCAGATCTGGGAAGAATATGAATCCTCTGGCCTTCCACACAACGTGTTGACTTCCTTGAG GATGTACCAGGCTCTTGTTTCGTCTGCCCAGAGGTCGACATCTAAGAAGTCTGCCGAGTGGTCGGCAGCAAAGAAGTTCTACAAAACAATACCAAAGGAGGATCCTCATGTGTGCTGCATACTAGATTCTTGCAAAATAACATATAACAGGAAGCGCGGTAAACGTAAAGCTGCCACTAAGCCCAGTCCAGGAAAACAAGAGGTATAA